Proteins found in one Terribacillus sp. DMT04 genomic segment:
- the rpoZ gene encoding DNA-directed RNA polymerase subunit omega, translated as MMLEPSIDKLQEKINSKYTLVTLSSQRARQMQVTKTTKIANPKSHKTVGIALEEIQADLLEFTEE; from the coding sequence ATGATGTTAGAACCGTCTATTGACAAATTGCAGGAAAAAATCAACTCTAAATACACACTGGTTACGTTATCATCACAGCGTGCCCGTCAGATGCAGGTAACGAAAACGACGAAGATTGCGAATCCGAAATCGCATAAAACCGTTGGTATCGCACTTGAAGAGATTCAAGCTGATCTATTGGAATTCACAGAAGAATAA
- the remA gene encoding extracellular matrix/biofilm regulator RemA, with protein sequence MSLRLINIGFGNVVSATRIISIVSPESAPIKRIITVARDANKLVDATYGRRTRAVIITDSDHVILSAVQPETVGQRVLRDDELSEE encoded by the coding sequence ATGAGCTTACGATTGATTAACATCGGTTTCGGGAATGTCGTTTCCGCAACCAGAATAATCTCTATAGTTTCTCCTGAATCGGCTCCCATCAAACGAATCATTACGGTTGCCCGTGATGCAAACAAACTGGTGGATGCTACTTACGGAAGGCGCACAAGAGCTGTCATCATCACGGATAGTGATCACGTCATTCTTTCAGCAGTACAGCCGGAAACAGTAGGACAGCGTGTCCTGCGTGACGATGAACTATCTGAGGAATAG
- a CDS encoding YicC/YloC family endoribonuclease, whose amino-acid sequence MTKSMTGYGRSTASGNSLTVTAEVKSVNSRYLDIKYKLPKMAASLEHSLKDQLQQVVSRGKLELTVDIDGEGLRNREISIDWELAETYMDKLKAIRNAFGMRGDITIDTLLAQSSDILLEEKQPELTELPDLVTEAVQGALQLFIEMRSAEGAALAKDIRNRIVGLQSMLQELKALRPQVMLAYKNRVEERINHYVDGGLPENSRLYQEIALLAEKGDITEEIIRLESHVEQLHNNLDKEGPIGRTCDFILQEMQREANTIGSKSTDASISVIVVSMKSELEKIKEQVQNIE is encoded by the coding sequence TTGACAAAAAGTATGACAGGTTATGGCAGAAGTACAGCTTCAGGGAACAGCCTTACCGTCACAGCAGAAGTAAAGAGTGTCAATTCCAGATACTTAGACATTAAATATAAGCTTCCAAAAATGGCTGCCTCCTTGGAACATAGTCTTAAAGACCAGCTGCAGCAGGTTGTTAGCAGAGGAAAGCTTGAACTTACAGTAGATATCGATGGGGAAGGACTGCGTAACAGGGAAATCTCTATTGACTGGGAATTAGCCGAGACATATATGGATAAGCTGAAAGCAATACGCAATGCTTTTGGAATGCGCGGGGACATTACCATTGATACACTTCTGGCGCAATCATCCGACATCTTGCTGGAAGAAAAACAGCCGGAGCTTACAGAACTGCCTGACTTGGTCACCGAGGCGGTGCAAGGTGCGTTGCAATTGTTTATCGAGATGCGGTCAGCTGAAGGAGCAGCACTCGCGAAAGATATCCGAAACCGAATCGTCGGATTACAGTCGATGCTGCAGGAGCTTAAGGCGTTGCGGCCGCAAGTAATGCTGGCCTATAAAAACCGGGTGGAAGAGCGGATCAATCATTATGTAGACGGCGGGCTGCCGGAAAACAGCCGCTTGTATCAGGAAATAGCCTTATTAGCTGAAAAAGGTGACATTACGGAAGAAATTATCCGGTTAGAAAGTCATGTAGAACAGCTGCACAATAATCTCGATAAAGAAGGTCCGATTGGAAGAACGTGTGATTTCATTTTGCAAGAAATGCAGCGGGAAGCCAACACCATTGGTTCAAAGTCAACAGATGCTTCCATTAGTGTGATTGTTGTGAGCATGAAATCGGAGCTGGAGAAAATAAAAGAGCAAGTGCAAAATATAGAATAG
- the coaBC gene encoding bifunctional phosphopantothenoylcysteine decarboxylase/phosphopantothenate--cysteine ligase CoaBC, with amino-acid sequence MNLAGKTICLGVSGGIAAYKACALTSKLTQKGADVHVIMTQHAAEFVSPLTFQALSRNPVYTDTFDEKHPEKIAHIDLADKADLFLLAPATANLIGKIAGGIADEMLTTTLLATEAPVYIAPAMNVHMYAHPAVIRNMQQLDAWGYRFIEPEAGYLACGYVGKGRLEEPESIIRILEEQAEQAEQAQDLAGKRVLVTAGPTQETVDPVRFFTNHSSGKMGYSIAEAAAKRGAAVTLVSGPTQLTAPAGVKKVDVVSADDMLQAVLSVYDEQDIVIKSAAVADYRPVQTSDKKMKKQAGNLVIEMERTTDILLTLGQRKQHQFLVGFAAETEDAITYGLGKLERKHLDAICVNTVGKDGAGFQSDTNEVTYLNKEGKQQHFPSNTKQQIAHQILNEILADMEADEV; translated from the coding sequence ATGAATTTAGCTGGCAAGACGATTTGTCTAGGGGTTTCCGGCGGAATCGCGGCTTATAAAGCATGTGCGCTGACAAGCAAATTAACACAAAAAGGTGCCGATGTTCACGTTATTATGACACAGCACGCAGCAGAATTTGTGTCGCCGCTCACATTCCAGGCATTATCCCGCAACCCTGTTTATACAGATACATTTGACGAAAAGCATCCGGAAAAGATCGCTCACATTGATTTAGCAGACAAAGCAGATTTGTTCTTGCTTGCACCGGCTACGGCCAATTTGATCGGCAAAATTGCCGGTGGGATTGCAGATGAGATGCTCACCACAACATTACTTGCAACAGAGGCACCAGTTTATATTGCACCAGCCATGAATGTACATATGTATGCCCATCCTGCTGTGATTCGTAATATGCAGCAGCTCGATGCATGGGGATATCGCTTTATTGAGCCAGAAGCTGGCTATTTGGCATGCGGATATGTTGGAAAAGGACGATTAGAAGAGCCGGAATCAATTATACGAATCTTAGAAGAACAAGCAGAACAAGCAGAACAAGCGCAAGACCTTGCTGGAAAGCGTGTGTTGGTGACTGCCGGTCCGACACAGGAGACGGTCGATCCCGTTCGTTTCTTTACCAATCATTCGTCCGGTAAGATGGGCTATAGCATAGCGGAAGCTGCCGCCAAACGAGGTGCTGCCGTAACGTTAGTAAGTGGTCCGACACAGCTGACAGCGCCTGCCGGTGTGAAAAAAGTAGATGTTGTCAGTGCTGATGATATGCTGCAGGCAGTGCTGTCTGTTTATGATGAGCAGGATATTGTTATCAAATCGGCAGCGGTAGCGGATTATCGTCCCGTTCAGACTTCAGACAAGAAAATGAAAAAGCAAGCTGGTAATCTGGTTATAGAGATGGAACGGACAACAGACATTTTGTTAACACTTGGACAGCGGAAACAGCATCAGTTCCTTGTCGGGTTTGCCGCAGAGACAGAGGATGCAATTACGTATGGTCTTGGAAAACTGGAGCGAAAGCACTTGGACGCAATTTGTGTGAATACAGTAGGAAAAGACGGAGCTGGATTCCAATCAGATACCAATGAAGTAACGTATCTCAACAAGGAAGGTAAGCAACAGCATTTTCCTTCCAATACAAAACAGCAAATTGCTCATCAAATTCTAAACGAAATTTTGGCCGACATGGAGGCAGATGAAGTATGA
- the gmk gene encoding guanylate kinase: protein MIEQKGILFILSGPSGVGKGTVRKALFEQDTHLRYSISMTTRNMRPGEQDGVDYFYKSKEEFERLITQNKLLEYASYVDNYYGTPRDYVEETLEAGHDVFLEIEVQGALQVKENFPQGVFIFLIPPSLEELKNRIVGRGTETPDLVKNRLNAARDEIEMMDAYDYVVVNDQLDHAVSKIQSIVQGEHCKRERVAKEYKKALEVN, encoded by the coding sequence ATGATTGAACAGAAAGGAATTCTTTTCATCCTGTCCGGCCCATCAGGTGTCGGTAAAGGGACGGTAAGAAAGGCATTATTTGAACAGGATACACATTTGCGTTACTCGATCAGCATGACGACTCGTAATATGCGTCCGGGAGAACAAGATGGAGTAGACTATTTCTATAAATCAAAGGAAGAATTCGAGCGTTTGATTACGCAGAATAAGCTTTTGGAATACGCGAGCTATGTCGACAATTATTATGGCACACCGCGTGATTATGTAGAAGAAACGTTAGAAGCGGGTCATGATGTCTTCTTGGAGATTGAAGTACAGGGAGCATTGCAAGTGAAAGAGAACTTCCCGCAAGGTGTTTTCATTTTCCTTATCCCGCCAAGCCTGGAGGAATTAAAAAATCGTATCGTTGGCCGCGGCACGGAGACGCCAGATTTGGTGAAAAACCGTTTGAATGCAGCCCGCGACGAAATTGAGATGATGGATGCATATGATTACGTGGTTGTGAATGACCAGCTTGATCATGCTGTTTCAAAGATTCAATCAATCGTGCAAGGCGAGCATTGCAAGCGAGAGCGTGTTGCCAAAGAATACAAGAAAGCATTGGAGGTAAACTAA